One Synechococcus sp. CC9605 genomic window carries:
- the rpsS gene encoding 30S ribosomal protein S19 has protein sequence MGRSLKKGPFIADSLLRKVEKQNDNDDKSVIKTWSRASTILPMMIGHTIAVHNGRTHVPVFITEQMVGHKLGEFAPTRTFKGHIRDKKGGR, from the coding sequence ATGGGACGTTCACTCAAAAAAGGTCCGTTTATTGCCGACAGCCTGCTTCGCAAGGTTGAAAAGCAGAACGACAACGACGACAAGTCTGTGATCAAGACCTGGTCACGGGCCTCCACGATCCTGCCGATGATGATCGGCCACACGATCGCGGTTCACAACGGCCGCACCCATGTGCCGGTGTTCATCACCGAGCAGATGGTGGGCCACAAGCTGGGAGAGTTCGCTCCCACCCGCACATTCAAGGGCCACATCAGAGACAAGAAAGGAGGCCGCTAA
- the rplF gene encoding 50S ribosomal protein L6, which translates to MSRIGKNPVPVPEKVTVSLDGLTVKVKGPKGELERTLPEGVSVSVSQDNNTIVVSPTSTKRISRERHGLSRTLVANMIEGVSNGYSKALEIVGVGSRAQVKGKTLVVSAGYSHPVEMEAPEGITFKVENNTRVIVSGIDKELVGNEAAKVRAIRPPEPYKGKGIKYEGERILRKAGKSGKK; encoded by the coding sequence ATGTCACGAATCGGCAAAAACCCTGTCCCCGTCCCTGAAAAGGTCACGGTTTCCCTCGACGGTCTCACCGTCAAGGTGAAAGGACCCAAAGGCGAACTGGAGCGCACCCTTCCTGAAGGCGTCAGCGTCAGCGTCAGCCAGGACAACAACACCATCGTGGTCTCCCCCACGAGCACCAAGCGCATCTCCCGTGAGCGCCACGGCCTGAGCCGTACCCTTGTCGCCAACATGATTGAGGGTGTCAGCAACGGCTACAGCAAGGCCCTGGAGATCGTTGGTGTGGGCTCCCGTGCCCAGGTCAAAGGCAAAACTCTCGTGGTGAGTGCTGGCTACAGCCACCCCGTCGAGATGGAAGCCCCCGAGGGCATCACCTTCAAGGTGGAGAACAACACCAGGGTGATCGTCTCCGGTATCGACAAGGAGCTGGTGGGCAACGAAGCCGCCAAGGTCCGCGCCATCCGTCCCCCCGAGCCCTACAAAGGCAAGGGCATCAAGTACGAGGGCGAGCGCATCCTGCGCAAGGCAGGCAAGTCCGGCAAGAAATAA
- the rplB gene encoding 50S ribosomal protein L2, protein MAIRNFRPYTPGTRTRVVTDFSEITSRKPERTLVVAKHRRKGRNNRGVITCRHRGGGHKRLYRVVDFRRNKHGVPAKVAAIHYDPHRNARLALLFYADGEKRYILAPAGVQVGQTVVSGPDAPIENGNAMPLSSVPLGSAVHCVELYAGRGGQMVRTAGASAQVMAKEGDYVALKLPSTEVRLVRRECYATLGEVGNSEMRNTSLGKAGRRRWLGRRPQVRGSVMNPCDHPHGGGEGRAPIGRSGPVTPWGKPALGLKTRKRNKPSNQYVLRKRRKTSKRSRGGRDS, encoded by the coding sequence ATGGCAATCCGTAATTTCCGCCCCTACACCCCCGGTACCCGCACCCGGGTGGTCACTGATTTCAGTGAGATCACCAGCCGCAAACCAGAGCGGACCCTGGTGGTGGCCAAACACCGCCGCAAGGGCCGCAACAACCGCGGTGTGATCACCTGCCGCCACCGTGGTGGTGGCCACAAGCGCCTTTATCGCGTGGTGGATTTCCGTCGCAACAAGCACGGTGTCCCCGCCAAGGTGGCCGCAATCCACTACGACCCGCACCGCAACGCGCGTCTGGCACTGCTCTTCTACGCCGATGGCGAGAAGCGCTACATCCTGGCTCCCGCAGGAGTTCAGGTGGGTCAGACCGTGGTCTCCGGCCCTGATGCCCCGATCGAAAACGGCAACGCCATGCCGTTGTCCTCGGTGCCCCTCGGTTCGGCGGTTCACTGCGTTGAGCTCTACGCCGGTCGTGGTGGCCAAATGGTCCGTACCGCCGGTGCCAGTGCCCAGGTGATGGCGAAAGAAGGCGACTACGTCGCTCTGAAGCTGCCCTCCACCGAGGTTCGCCTGGTTCGCCGCGAGTGCTACGCCACCCTCGGCGAGGTCGGTAACTCCGAGATGCGCAACACCAGCCTGGGTAAGGCCGGTCGTCGCCGCTGGCTCGGACGTCGTCCTCAGGTTCGAGGCAGTGTGATGAACCCTTGCGATCACCCCCACGGTGGTGGTGAGGGTCGTGCACCGATCGGCCGTTCCGGCCCGGTGACCCCCTGGGGCAAACCCGCCCTCGGTCTCAAGACCCGCAAGCGGAACAAACCCAGCAACCAATACGTGCTCCGGAAGCGTCGCAAGACCTCCAAGCGGAGCCGTGGCGGACGCGATTCCTGA
- the rplC gene encoding 50S ribosomal protein L3, whose amino-acid sequence MSIGILGKKLGMSQFFDEQGRAVPVTLIEAGPCRITQLKNDDTDGYSAVQIGFGETREKLINKPAQGHLNKSGEGLLRHLREYRVDSVEGLELGGAITVGDFEAGQKVDVSGDTVGRGFAGYQKRHGFSRGPMTHGSKNHREPGSTGAGTTPGRIYPGKRMAGRYGGKKITTRGLTILKVDSEHNLLVVKGSVPGKPGALLNIRPALRVGAKPANGGK is encoded by the coding sequence ATGTCCATCGGCATCCTCGGGAAGAAGCTGGGTATGTCCCAGTTCTTCGACGAGCAGGGCAGAGCTGTTCCGGTCACCTTGATCGAAGCCGGCCCCTGCCGCATCACCCAACTCAAAAACGACGACACTGACGGTTATTCCGCAGTGCAGATCGGCTTTGGCGAAACCCGCGAGAAGCTGATCAACAAGCCCGCCCAGGGTCACCTCAACAAATCCGGTGAGGGTCTTCTGCGTCATCTGCGCGAATACCGCGTCGACAGCGTTGAAGGTCTCGAACTCGGTGGCGCCATCACCGTCGGCGATTTCGAAGCCGGCCAGAAGGTGGACGTCAGCGGTGACACCGTTGGCCGCGGCTTCGCTGGCTACCAGAAGCGCCACGGCTTCAGCCGGGGTCCAATGACCCACGGTTCGAAGAACCACCGCGAGCCCGGTTCGACCGGTGCCGGTACCACCCCGGGCCGCATCTATCCCGGAAAGCGGATGGCCGGTCGCTACGGCGGCAAGAAAATCACCACCCGCGGCCTAACCATCCTCAAGGTGGACAGCGAGCACAACCTGCTGGTGGTGAAGGGATCCGTGCCCGGCAAGCCTGGTGCGCTGCTCAACATCCGCCCGGCCTTGCGCGTGGGCGCCAAGCCCGCCAACGGAGGTAAGTGA
- a CDS encoding LdpA C-terminal domain-containing domain translates to MGTDDHISEGLTPDDALAQGLWVKLICGASNQDLPAIADLTAVFAAVGVHCVDVAADPAVALAARRGLDWAEAQTGRRPWLMVSLSDGTDAHFRKAWFDPGRCPVDCPRPCERICPAAAIPPGAGIDQQRCYGCGRCLPACPHGLIEERDHRLAPEQVISLLQSIQPDALEIHTASGHDEGFATLIQSLQQHKVPLRRLAVSSGLEGHGVKADQLADLLWRRYSRLRQAGYRPLWQLDGRPMSGDVGAGTARAAVQLWRAMRSLAPPGPLQLAGGTNAATLEFLRPTERPAGIAFGGVARRLLMPVLDEAQTRRLALWQWPEGWERALSLARPLVAPWLQRSC, encoded by the coding sequence GTGGGAACCGATGACCACATATCTGAAGGCCTGACGCCTGACGACGCCCTCGCTCAGGGCCTCTGGGTCAAGCTGATCTGTGGGGCAAGCAACCAGGATCTGCCTGCCATTGCCGACCTGACCGCAGTCTTTGCGGCTGTTGGCGTTCATTGCGTTGACGTGGCTGCCGATCCAGCGGTCGCTCTTGCAGCCCGTCGCGGCCTGGACTGGGCTGAGGCGCAAACAGGGCGTCGCCCCTGGCTGATGGTGAGCCTCAGCGATGGCACCGATGCTCACTTCCGCAAGGCTTGGTTCGATCCTGGTCGCTGCCCTGTGGACTGTCCGCGGCCATGCGAAAGGATTTGTCCGGCGGCAGCGATTCCGCCCGGTGCTGGCATCGACCAGCAGCGTTGCTATGGCTGCGGCCGCTGCCTGCCGGCTTGCCCCCATGGGTTGATCGAGGAGCGCGACCACCGCTTGGCGCCCGAGCAGGTGATCTCCCTGCTCCAATCGATTCAGCCCGATGCTCTGGAGATTCACACCGCATCTGGGCATGACGAGGGCTTCGCAACGCTGATCCAAAGCCTTCAGCAGCACAAGGTTCCCTTGCGGCGCTTGGCTGTGAGCTCCGGCTTGGAGGGCCACGGCGTGAAGGCCGATCAGTTGGCTGATTTGCTTTGGCGTCGCTACTCCCGCCTGCGGCAAGCCGGTTACAGACCCCTCTGGCAGCTGGATGGGCGTCCGATGAGCGGCGATGTGGGGGCTGGCACCGCGCGGGCAGCAGTTCAGCTCTGGCGTGCCATGCGGAGTCTGGCCCCGCCGGGCCCGTTGCAGCTGGCCGGTGGTACCAACGCCGCAACGCTGGAGTTCTTGCGTCCCACGGAACGGCCGGCTGGCATCGCCTTTGGTGGTGTGGCCCGTCGCTTGCTGATGCCTGTGCTGGATGAGGCGCAAACCCGTCGGCTCGCCCTGTGGCAATGGCCCGAGGGTTGGGAGCGTGCCCTCTCCCTCGCGCGTCCATTGGTGGCGCCATGGCTGCAGCGCTCTTGCTAG
- the rplD gene encoding 50S ribosomal protein L4, with amino-acid sequence MASCVVRDWQGKEAGKATLDLKVAKETTAVDLMHRAVLRQQAHARQGTASTLTRSEVRGGGRKPYKQKGTGRARQGSIRTPLKPGGGIIFGPKPRTYNLAMNRKERRLALRTALMARIDDVTVVQDFGASLEAPKTREITDALGRLGVAAGSKVLIVLTNPSDVVRRSVRNLEKVKLISADQLNVFDLLHANALVLGEEALATIQEVYGDD; translated from the coding sequence ATGGCCAGTTGTGTCGTTCGTGATTGGCAGGGCAAGGAAGCCGGCAAGGCAACCCTGGACCTGAAGGTGGCCAAAGAGACCACCGCCGTTGATCTCATGCATCGGGCTGTTCTGCGTCAGCAGGCCCATGCACGCCAAGGAACCGCCAGCACCCTCACCCGCTCGGAAGTGCGCGGTGGTGGTCGCAAGCCCTACAAGCAGAAAGGAACGGGTCGGGCCCGTCAGGGATCCATCCGGACTCCCCTGAAACCTGGCGGCGGCATCATCTTTGGACCCAAGCCCCGCACGTACAACCTTGCGATGAACCGCAAGGAGCGTCGTCTGGCCCTGCGCACTGCGTTGATGGCCCGCATCGACGACGTCACCGTCGTGCAGGACTTCGGTGCTTCGCTGGAGGCCCCCAAGACCCGTGAGATCACGGATGCTCTGGGACGCCTCGGTGTTGCTGCCGGCTCCAAGGTGCTCATCGTTCTGACGAACCCCTCCGATGTTGTTCGCCGTTCCGTGCGCAACCTGGAGAAAGTCAAGTTGATCTCCGCAGATCAGCTGAACGTCTTCGACCTGCTCCACGCCAATGCTCTGGTGCTGGGCGAGGAAGCTCTCGCAACCATCCAGGAGGTCTACGGCGATGACTGA
- a CDS encoding NAD(P)H-quinone oxidoreductase subunit N, protein MPLLLTGQAFRRDLEANGCLAVQAPLEGGAETRLLRRLRGAGYSTRMTSARGLGDPEVFLTQKHGIRPPHLGHQSVGRGAAVGEVQEVAPQLGDLFESDAPVALWLLEGQVLSRSELLSLCDLCKREPRLRIIVEMGGARSLKWEPMTTYLKA, encoded by the coding sequence ATGCCTCTGCTTCTCACCGGTCAGGCATTTCGCCGTGATCTCGAAGCCAATGGCTGCCTGGCGGTGCAGGCTCCGCTCGAAGGCGGTGCAGAAACCCGTCTATTAAGACGTCTGCGCGGCGCCGGATACAGCACTCGCATGACATCGGCCCGTGGTCTTGGTGATCCGGAGGTGTTTCTCACCCAGAAGCACGGCATTCGTCCGCCCCATCTCGGCCATCAAAGTGTTGGTCGTGGTGCTGCTGTGGGAGAAGTGCAGGAGGTGGCTCCCCAGCTCGGCGACTTGTTTGAAAGTGATGCTCCTGTGGCTCTCTGGCTGCTGGAAGGCCAGGTGCTCTCGCGCTCCGAACTTCTCTCGCTCTGCGATCTGTGCAAGCGCGAACCGCGTTTACGCATCATCGTGGAGATGGGTGGTGCTCGCAGCCTGAAGTGGGAACCGATGACCACATATCTGAAGGCCTGA
- the rpmC gene encoding 50S ribosomal protein L29, with protein MARPNAADVRSLSDSDINEQIDGLRRELFQLRFQQATRQLANTHRFKEARIKLAQLMTVQSERQRSTAS; from the coding sequence ATGGCCCGTCCCAACGCCGCCGATGTGCGCAGCCTGTCCGATTCGGACATCAACGAACAGATCGACGGCCTTCGCCGCGAACTGTTCCAACTCCGTTTCCAGCAGGCCACGCGCCAGCTCGCTAACACGCACCGTTTCAAAGAGGCCCGCATCAAGCTGGCCCAGCTGATGACGGTGCAGTCGGAGCGCCAGCGCTCCACCGCCTCCTGA
- the rpsC gene encoding 30S ribosomal protein S3 yields the protein MGHKINPTGLRLGITQEHRSRWYASSKNYPALLQEDDRIRKFIHKKYGSAGISDVLIARKADQLEVELKTARPGVLVGRQGSGIEELRSGIQKTIGDSSRQVRINVVEVERVDGDAFLLAEYIAQQLEKRVAFRRTIRMAVQRAQRAGVLGLKIQVSGRLNGAEIARTEWTREGRVPLHTLRADIDYATKVASTTYGVLGIKVWVFKGEVLSEQAQPMPVGAAPRRRASRRPQQFEDRSNEG from the coding sequence ATGGGACACAAAATCAACCCAACCGGTCTGCGCCTGGGGATCACCCAGGAACACCGGTCACGCTGGTACGCCTCCAGCAAGAACTATCCGGCCCTCCTCCAGGAGGACGACCGGATTCGCAAGTTCATCCACAAGAAGTACGGCTCCGCCGGCATCAGTGATGTGCTGATCGCCCGCAAGGCCGATCAACTGGAAGTTGAACTCAAGACCGCACGCCCCGGCGTGCTGGTCGGCCGTCAAGGCAGCGGCATCGAAGAGCTTCGCTCCGGCATTCAGAAGACCATCGGCGACTCCAGTCGTCAGGTACGGATCAATGTTGTCGAGGTCGAACGCGTCGACGGCGATGCCTTCCTCCTTGCCGAGTACATCGCCCAGCAGCTGGAGAAGCGTGTGGCCTTCCGCCGCACCATCCGCATGGCTGTGCAGCGCGCTCAGCGTGCCGGCGTTCTGGGTCTGAAGATCCAGGTGTCCGGTCGCCTGAACGGTGCTGAGATCGCCCGGACGGAATGGACCCGCGAGGGTCGGGTGCCCCTGCACACCCTGCGTGCCGACATCGACTACGCCACCAAGGTGGCCAGCACGACCTACGGCGTGCTCGGCATCAAGGTTTGGGTATTCAAGGGCGAAGTGCTGAGCGAACAGGCTCAGCCCATGCCGGTGGGTGCAGCCCCCCGGCGCCGGGCCAGCCGTCGGCCCCAACAGTTCGAAGACCGCTCAAACGAGGGTTGA
- the rpsQ gene encoding 30S ribosomal protein S17: MAVKERIGTVVSDKMEKTVVVAVESRFPHPIYQKTVSRTTRYKAHDEDNTCRVGDRVRITETRPMSRQKRWAIAEVLSHSPKAAAEEANKAEAQEVKQ, translated from the coding sequence ATGGCAGTCAAGGAAAGGATCGGCACCGTCGTCAGCGACAAGATGGAAAAAACGGTGGTGGTCGCGGTGGAAAGCCGCTTCCCACACCCCATCTATCAAAAGACGGTCAGCCGTACCACCCGTTACAAGGCTCACGACGAAGACAACACCTGTCGCGTCGGTGACCGCGTTCGCATCACTGAAACCCGTCCGATGAGCCGCCAAAAGCGGTGGGCCATCGCCGAGGTTCTCAGCCACAGCCCGAAAGCCGCAGCTGAGGAAGCCAACAAGGCTGAAGCTCAGGAGGTGAAGCAGTGA
- the rplN gene encoding 50S ribosomal protein L14 gives MIQQESYLTVADNSGAKRIQCIRVLGTNRRYAHVGDVIVAAVKDAAPNMGVKKSDVVKAVVVRTKATMRRETGNSIRFDDNAAVIINDDKNPKGTRVFGPVARELRERSFTKIVSLAPEVI, from the coding sequence GTGATCCAGCAGGAGTCTTATCTCACCGTTGCCGACAACAGCGGCGCCAAGCGCATCCAGTGCATTCGCGTCCTCGGCACCAACCGTCGCTATGCCCACGTGGGCGACGTGATCGTTGCCGCCGTGAAGGATGCCGCCCCCAACATGGGCGTCAAAAAGTCCGACGTGGTGAAGGCCGTTGTGGTCCGCACCAAAGCCACCATGCGTCGTGAAACCGGAAACTCGATCCGTTTCGACGACAACGCCGCCGTCATCATCAATGACGACAAAAACCCGAAAGGCACCCGCGTCTTCGGACCGGTGGCCCGTGAGCTGCGTGAGCGCAGCTTCACCAAAATCGTGTCCCTCGCTCCGGAGGTGATCTGA
- the rplO gene encoding 50S ribosomal protein L15 gives MTLRLDSLKSNKGARRRKLRKGRGIAAGQGASCGFGMRGQKSRSGRPTRPGFEGGQMPLYRRVPKLKHFPLVNPKHFTVLNVSALNDLKDGSTVNLDSLVKDGIVTSPKHPLKMLGNGELTAKKLTVQAAAFTSSALTKIEAAGGTCDILH, from the coding sequence ATGACTCTCCGACTCGATTCCCTCAAATCCAACAAGGGCGCTCGTCGCCGCAAATTGCGCAAAGGCCGCGGCATCGCCGCCGGTCAGGGTGCCAGCTGCGGCTTCGGTATGCGCGGCCAGAAATCCCGCTCGGGTCGCCCCACGCGCCCTGGCTTCGAGGGTGGCCAAATGCCTCTGTACCGCCGGGTGCCGAAGCTGAAGCACTTCCCTCTGGTGAATCCAAAGCACTTCACCGTGCTCAACGTCTCGGCGTTGAACGACTTGAAGGACGGCAGCACCGTCAATTTGGATTCCCTGGTCAAGGACGGCATCGTGACCAGCCCCAAGCATCCGCTGAAGATGCTCGGCAACGGTGAACTAACAGCCAAAAAGCTGACCGTTCAAGCCGCGGCGTTCACATCCTCCGCCCTCACCAAGATCGAAGCCGCAGGCGGCACCTGCGACATTCTCCACTAA
- the rpsE gene encoding 30S ribosomal protein S5: MTDSSPQSNPNAVPGAADVPAAAEGQQQQEQRRGRGDRDGRRGDRRGGRRGQERDSEWQERVVQIRRVSKTVKGGKKMSFRAIVVVGNEKGQVGVGVGKAGDVIGAVRKGVADGKKHLVKVPLTRHNSIPTLSNGRDGAASVLIRPAAPGTGVIAGGSIRTVLELAGIKNVLAKRLGSKTPLNNARAAMVALSLLRTHKETAKERGISLEQIYS, translated from the coding sequence ATGACAGATTCCTCCCCCCAATCCAATCCCAACGCCGTGCCGGGCGCAGCCGACGTTCCAGCCGCAGCCGAAGGGCAGCAGCAACAGGAACAGCGCCGCGGCCGTGGCGACCGTGACGGTCGTCGTGGCGACCGACGTGGTGGTCGTCGCGGCCAGGAGCGCGATTCCGAATGGCAGGAGCGCGTGGTTCAGATCCGCCGCGTCTCCAAGACCGTCAAAGGCGGTAAGAAGATGAGCTTCCGAGCCATCGTCGTCGTCGGCAACGAGAAAGGTCAGGTCGGCGTTGGTGTCGGCAAAGCCGGTGATGTGATCGGTGCCGTCCGCAAGGGTGTTGCCGATGGCAAGAAGCACCTCGTCAAAGTGCCGTTGACCCGCCACAACTCCATCCCGACCCTCTCCAATGGTCGTGATGGTGCTGCCAGCGTGCTCATCCGCCCTGCAGCCCCTGGTACCGGTGTGATCGCTGGCGGCTCCATCCGCACAGTGCTCGAACTCGCCGGCATCAAGAATGTCCTGGCCAAGCGCCTGGGCAGCAAGACCCCCCTGAACAATGCACGGGCTGCCATGGTGGCTCTGTCGCTTCTCCGCACCCACAAGGAGACGGCCAAAGAACGGGGAATCTCCCTCGAACAGATCTACTCCTGA
- the rplV gene encoding 50S ribosomal protein L22: MTSSTPTAPTAQAHGRFIRGSVSKVRRVLDQIRGRTYRDALIMLEFMPYRSTGPITKVLRSAVANAEHNLGLDPSSLVISSATADMGPSMKRYRPRAQGRAYQIKKQTCHISIAVAAQTDS; this comes from the coding sequence ATGACATCGTCAACACCAACGGCACCCACCGCCCAGGCTCACGGTCGCTTCATCCGAGGCTCCGTGTCGAAGGTGCGCCGTGTGCTCGACCAAATCCGTGGCCGCACTTATCGCGACGCGCTGATCATGCTCGAGTTCATGCCCTACCGCTCCACCGGCCCGATCACCAAGGTGCTCCGGTCTGCGGTGGCCAACGCTGAGCACAACCTCGGTCTCGATCCCTCATCTCTGGTGATCTCGAGCGCGACCGCTGACATGGGCCCCTCCATGAAGCGCTATCGCCCCCGCGCCCAGGGCCGGGCTTACCAGATCAAGAAACAGACCTGCCACATCAGCATTGCTGTGGCGGCTCAGACCGATTCCTGA
- the rplE gene encoding 50S ribosomal protein L5: MSLKKRYRETIQPKLQKDLSLTNIHEVPKVLKVTVNRGLGEAAANAKSLEASVNELAQITGQKVVVTRAKKAIAGFKIRQGMPIGCAVTLRGDRMYAFLERLINLALPRIRDFRGVSPKSFDGRGNYTLGVREQIIFPEISFDKIDAIRGMDITIVTTARSDEEGRALLREMGMPFQSN, from the coding sequence ATGTCACTCAAGAAGCGCTATCGGGAGACCATCCAGCCCAAGCTGCAGAAGGATCTCTCCCTCACCAACATCCACGAAGTCCCCAAGGTGTTGAAAGTCACCGTCAACCGGGGTCTCGGCGAAGCCGCCGCCAATGCCAAGTCCCTCGAGGCTTCGGTGAATGAGCTGGCGCAGATCACCGGCCAGAAGGTCGTTGTGACCCGCGCCAAAAAAGCCATCGCCGGCTTCAAGATTCGGCAGGGCATGCCGATCGGCTGTGCGGTCACCCTCCGTGGTGATCGGATGTATGCCTTCCTGGAGCGCCTGATCAACCTGGCGCTACCCCGCATCCGCGACTTCCGCGGGGTCAGCCCCAAGAGTTTCGATGGCCGCGGCAATTACACCCTTGGGGTGCGCGAACAGATCATTTTCCCTGAGATCTCCTTCGACAAGATCGATGCGATCCGGGGCATGGACATCACCATCGTGACCACTGCCCGTTCGGACGAAGAGGGCCGGGCCCTCCTCCGCGAGATGGGAATGCCGTTCCAGAGCAACTGA
- a CDS encoding 50S ribosomal protein L23: MTERFQGRLADVIRRPLITEKATRALEINQYTFEVDHRAAKPDIKAAIEQLFDVKVTGISTMNPPRRSRRMGRFAGKRAQVKKAVVRLAEGNSIQLFPES; this comes from the coding sequence ATGACTGAACGTTTCCAAGGACGCCTGGCGGATGTGATCCGACGTCCCCTGATCACCGAGAAGGCCACCCGCGCCCTCGAAATCAACCAGTACACCTTCGAGGTGGACCACCGCGCCGCGAAGCCCGACATCAAGGCCGCCATTGAGCAGCTCTTCGATGTGAAGGTCACCGGCATCAGCACCATGAATCCCCCGCGACGCTCCCGTCGCATGGGTCGCTTCGCCGGCAAACGTGCCCAGGTGAAGAAAGCCGTGGTGCGCCTGGCGGAGGGCAACTCGATCCAACTCTTCCCTGAGTCCTGA
- the rplP gene encoding 50S ribosomal protein L16 gives MLSPKRVKFRKQQRGRMRGVATRGNTIAFGQFALQAQECGWITSRQIEASRRAMTRYVKRGGKIWIRIFPDKPVTMRAAETRMGSGKGNPEFWVAVIKPGRILFEMGGDEITPEIAKEAMRLAQYKLPVKTKFIQLDEQEKSAGAKAPAASEAITVES, from the coding sequence ATGCTGAGTCCAAAACGCGTCAAATTCCGTAAGCAGCAGCGAGGCCGCATGCGCGGCGTCGCCACCCGGGGCAACACCATTGCCTTCGGACAATTCGCGCTGCAGGCACAGGAATGTGGCTGGATCACCTCGCGCCAGATCGAGGCCAGCCGTCGTGCCATGACCCGCTACGTCAAGCGTGGCGGAAAAATCTGGATCCGGATCTTCCCCGACAAGCCGGTCACCATGCGTGCTGCCGAAACCCGGATGGGTTCCGGTAAGGGCAACCCAGAATTCTGGGTGGCGGTGATCAAGCCCGGCCGGATCTTGTTCGAGATGGGCGGTGACGAAATCACCCCCGAAATCGCCAAGGAAGCCATGCGCCTCGCGCAGTACAAGCTTCCCGTGAAGACCAAGTTCATCCAACTGGATGAGCAGGAGAAGTCAGCTGGTGCCAAGGCTCCGGCAGCTTCTGAAGCCATCACCGTGGAGTCCTGA
- the rpsH gene encoding 30S ribosomal protein S8, whose amino-acid sequence MANHDPISDMLTRIRNASEKRHETTKIPASRMTRSIAKVLQQEGFISEISEQGEGIRTELVLALKYSGKHRLPTIRSMQRVSKPGLRIYKNTRGLPKVLGGLGVAIISTSKGVMSDRDARREGVGGEVLCYVY is encoded by the coding sequence ATGGCCAACCACGACCCCATTTCCGACATGCTCACCCGCATTCGCAATGCGAGTGAGAAACGTCACGAAACCACCAAGATCCCCGCTTCGCGGATGACCCGCAGCATCGCCAAGGTGCTGCAGCAGGAGGGCTTCATCTCCGAGATCAGCGAGCAGGGTGAAGGCATTCGCACCGAACTGGTGCTCGCCCTCAAGTACAGCGGCAAGCACAGGCTGCCCACCATCCGCTCCATGCAGCGGGTCAGCAAGCCCGGTCTCCGCATCTACAAGAACACTCGCGGCCTGCCCAAAGTCCTCGGCGGACTGGGCGTGGCGATCATCTCCACCTCCAAGGGTGTGATGAGCGACCGCGATGCCCGTCGTGAGGGCGTCGGTGGCGAAGTGCTCTGTTACGTCTACTGA
- the rplR gene encoding 50S ribosomal protein L18 produces MSQISRKQQTQKRHRRLRRHITGTSDRPRLAVFRSNNHIYAQVIDDAAQSTLCSASTVDKELRTGLKAPAGSCDASVAVGELVAKRAMAKGIQQVVFDRGGNLYHGRIKALADAAREAGLQF; encoded by the coding sequence ATGTCCCAAATTTCCCGCAAACAGCAGACGCAGAAACGCCACCGGCGACTGCGTCGTCACATCACCGGAACCTCAGACCGTCCGCGGCTGGCCGTGTTCCGCTCCAACAACCACATCTACGCCCAGGTCATCGACGACGCGGCCCAGAGCACACTCTGCTCAGCCTCCACTGTTGATAAGGAGCTGCGCACCGGCCTCAAGGCTCCGGCTGGCAGCTGCGACGCCTCTGTCGCCGTTGGCGAACTGGTTGCCAAGCGCGCCATGGCCAAAGGCATCCAGCAAGTGGTGTTCGACCGCGGCGGAAATCTGTACCACGGCCGGATTAAAGCCCTCGCCGATGCTGCCCGGGAAGCGGGCCTTCAGTTCTGA
- the rplX gene encoding 50S ribosomal protein L24, whose product MATATTKAKATERIKMRIRKGDTVQVIAGKDKGKTGAVLRTLPNENRVVVEGVNMRTRHEKPTQEGETGRIVTEEASLHASNVMLYSTDKKVASRVEIVVEKDGTKKRRLKKTGEVLD is encoded by the coding sequence ATGGCGACTGCAACCACCAAGGCTAAGGCCACCGAGCGCATCAAGATGCGCATCCGCAAGGGCGACACCGTTCAGGTGATCGCCGGCAAGGACAAGGGCAAAACCGGTGCCGTCCTGCGCACCCTGCCCAACGAGAATCGTGTCGTCGTAGAGGGCGTGAACATGCGCACCCGCCACGAAAAGCCCACCCAGGAGGGCGAGACAGGTCGCATCGTGACGGAGGAAGCGTCCCTGCATGCCTCCAACGTGATGCTGTACTCCACCGACAAAAAGGTGGCAAGCCGCGTTGAAATCGTCGTCGAGAAGGACGGCACCAAGAAGCGCCGGCTGAAGAAAACCGGTGAAGTCCTCGACTGA